The following proteins are co-located in the Colius striatus isolate bColStr4 chromosome 6, bColStr4.1.hap1, whole genome shotgun sequence genome:
- the ZFP36L1 gene encoding mRNA decay activator protein ZFP36L1 has product MSTALVSPTIFDLSEVLCKSNKMLNYSPSGVGGCLLDRKAVGTPAGGGFPRRHSVTLPNSKFHQNQLLGSLKGEPAPMLGPRESRFRDRSFSEGGERLLPQKQPGGQVNSSRYKTELCRPFEENGACKYGDKCQFAHGIHELRSLTRHPKYKTELCRTFHTIGFCPYGPRCHFIHNAEERRAVAGGREPAGADRPRLQHSFSFAGFPSAAASGLLDSPTSITPPPMLSADDLLGSPTLPDCASNPFTFSSQELVSLFAPSMGVQVPSGTSPTTFLFRPMSESPNMFDSPPSPQDSLSDQEGYLSSSSSSHSGSDSPILDTSRRLPIFSRLSISDD; this is encoded by the exons ATGTCCACAGCCCTGGTGTCGCCCACCATCTTCGACCTGAGCGAAGTTTTATGCAAG AGCAACAAGATGTTGAATTACAGCCCCTCGGGTGTCGGCGGGTGCCTGCTGGACAGGAAGGCGGTGGGCACCCCGGCCGGCGGGGGTTTCCCTAGGAGGCACTCTGTCACCCTGCCCAACTCCAAGTTCCACCAGAACCAGCTCCTCGGCAGCCTGAAAGGGGAGCCGGCTCCTATGCTGGGCCCCCGCGAGAGCCGCTTCCGCGACCGCTCCTTCTCGGAGGGCGGCGAGCGGCTGCTGCCGCAGAAGCAGCCCGGGGGACAGGTCAACTCCAGCCGCTACAAGACGGAGCTGTGCCGCCCTTTCGAGGAGAACGGCGCCTGCAAGTACGGCGACAAGTGCCAGTTCGCCCACGGCATCCACGAGCTGCGGAGCCTCACCCGCCACCCCAAGTACAAGACCGAGCTGTGCCGCACTTTCCACACCATCGGCTTCTGCCCCTACGGCCCGCGCTGCCACTTCATCCACAACGCGGAGGAGCGGCGGGCGGTGGCGGGCGGCCGCGAGCCTGCCGGCGCCGACAGACCCCgcctgcagcacagcttcagCTTCGCCGGCTTCCCCAGCGCTGCCGCCAGCGGGCTGCTGGACAGCCCCACCTCCATCACCCCGCCGCCCATGCTGAGCGCCGACGACCTGCTGGGCTCCCCCACCCTGCCTGACTGCGCCAGCAACCCCTTCACCTTCTCCAGCCAGGAGCTGGTCAGTCTCTTCGCCCCCAGCATGGGGGTGCAGGTGCCCAGCGGGACCTCGCCCACCACCTTCTTGTTCAGGCCCATGTCCGAGTCCCCCAACATGTTTGACTCGCCGCCCAGTCCTCAGGACTCCCTCTCTGACCAGGAGGGCTAtctgagcagctccagcagcagccacagcggCTCAGATTCCCCTATCCTGGACACCTCAAGACGTCTTCCCATCTTCAGCAGACTCTCCATCTCCGACGACTAA